One genomic segment of uncultured Desulfobacter sp. includes these proteins:
- a CDS encoding ABC transporter permease produces the protein MTAFYLKYRQQFFITLILITLLGLFICLAPDTFLSSRIYIAYMSTIPFTAMMALGMTPVIISGEIDLSFPAVMAAGGFVFSGIYLETGSVGVALAAALFAGMTAGVINGLIVVKIGVPSIIATIGTQFFWRGATVLSSGGLAKSMEDIRGIPFHGIFVGRISGVVPAQTVWTIIIALVLWLLLNRYPFGDNIRFIGDNQDAAKAMGIQTDRTKISVFCLMGVLSSLTGVFLCMEMASWWPTQGEGYMLLVFASVFIGGTSVFGGKGTIYGSFIGAVIIGIIEAGIISSGISGLWTRMVYGIVIIIAVSIYAILRK, from the coding sequence ATGACGGCCTTTTACCTGAAATATCGGCAGCAGTTTTTTATCACCCTGATCCTGATTACTCTGCTGGGGCTTTTTATCTGCCTTGCTCCGGACACCTTTCTATCGTCCAGGATCTACATTGCATATATGTCAACCATTCCGTTTACAGCAATGATGGCCCTGGGTATGACGCCGGTTATTATCTCAGGGGAAATCGACCTGTCCTTTCCCGCTGTAATGGCAGCCGGCGGATTTGTTTTTTCCGGTATTTACCTTGAAACCGGCTCTGTCGGTGTTGCGTTGGCAGCAGCGCTTTTTGCCGGCATGACAGCCGGCGTAATAAATGGTCTGATTGTCGTAAAAATTGGTGTGCCATCCATCATCGCCACCATTGGCACCCAATTTTTCTGGCGCGGAGCTACTGTCCTTTCTTCAGGTGGACTCGCAAAAAGCATGGAGGATATTCGGGGAATACCGTTTCACGGGATTTTTGTTGGGCGGATATCGGGTGTTGTCCCGGCACAGACGGTTTGGACGATTATTATCGCACTGGTGCTGTGGCTGCTTTTAAACCGGTATCCCTTTGGGGATAATATCCGCTTTATAGGCGACAATCAGGATGCGGCAAAAGCCATGGGAATACAAACAGATAGAACCAAGATCAGTGTTTTTTGCCTCATGGGAGTCTTAAGTTCACTTACAGGCGTATTCCTCTGCATGGAAATGGCAAGCTGGTGGCCGACCCAGGGAGAAGGATACATGCTTTTGGTGTTTGCATCAGTCTTTATCGGCGGCACATCTGTGTTTGGCGGCAAAGGGACTATTTACGGTTCATTCATCGGTGCCGTGATTATCGGTATCATCGAAGCCGGCATAATCAGTTCCGGTATCTCAGGCCTATGGACTCGCATGGTGTATGGCATTGTCATAATTATTGCTGTCTCGATCTACGCCATTTTGCGCAAGTGA
- a CDS encoding ATP-binding cassette domain-containing protein: MNPLIKLEHITKKFGRICALEDICLELMPNEVLGLIGDNGAGKSTLVKIISGVLGSDGGRMIIKDHQVNMKRYSVSQARAFGIETVHQDRTLGDQQSVWRNLFMGRHMTNALGMIKHRDEKRAAMSVLKDFIGLTGVGIHSDSPVSMLSGGERQGLAIGRAVYFNANIVILDEPCNALAVNEVQKVLSFIRQLKKRKKAVIMISHNLQQIYDVSDRFILMDRGRICGNILKSQISLDNLTHKLMNAGHRQT, translated from the coding sequence GTGAATCCTCTGATAAAACTTGAACACATCACAAAAAAGTTTGGCCGGATATGCGCATTGGAGGATATCTGCCTGGAACTTATGCCCAATGAGGTACTCGGACTGATCGGGGATAACGGGGCCGGGAAGTCAACCCTGGTTAAAATTATCTCTGGTGTATTGGGTTCAGACGGTGGCAGAATGATCATCAAGGATCACCAGGTAAATATGAAGCGTTACAGCGTTTCTCAGGCAAGGGCGTTTGGTATTGAAACCGTGCACCAGGACCGGACTCTGGGCGATCAGCAATCGGTCTGGCGGAATCTGTTCATGGGACGCCATATGACCAATGCACTGGGGATGATAAAACACCGGGATGAAAAACGGGCGGCAATGTCTGTTCTCAAGGATTTCATCGGCCTTACCGGTGTTGGTATTCATTCGGACAGCCCAGTCTCTATGCTTTCCGGTGGGGAACGCCAGGGGCTTGCTATTGGCAGGGCTGTTTATTTTAATGCAAATATCGTCATTCTGGATGAACCTTGCAACGCCCTTGCCGTCAATGAAGTTCAAAAGGTGCTGAGTTTTATCCGCCAGCTGAAAAAAAGGAAAAAAGCGGTGATCATGATTTCCCATAATCTTCAGCAAATCTATGATGTTTCCGACCGTTTTATATTGATGGACCGGGGTCGCATCTGCGGCAATATTTTAAAGTCCCAGATCAGCCTCGATAATTTGACACACAAACTGATGAACGCAGGCCACAGGCAGACATGA
- a CDS encoding substrate-binding domain-containing protein — protein sequence MKKCIAVLVVWLLMSTVAMAGPVKQTGDNIKIWFDTGGPVGGTYSTIVYNGAKTAAQDIGAEITFLYSDWQAEKMIDNFKKALAAKPTGIVVMGHPGDQAFNPFITEARDKGIIVTSVDTPLPENYARYQPQGFGYVGPDNYIQGQAMAMETIRRFDMKKGDRAFVWGLKRLPTRGRRAVGIIEILEKNEIIVDYLEISPEIDKDPSLGTPVMTGYISSHPDCKLMIVDHGALTAQMGNFLRAAGVKPEQINVSGFSLSPATAAAIKAGYVDLIGDAQPFLLGYFSVLQVALTQKYGFSGLKIDTGGGFIDQNNLSVIEPLAKQGLR from the coding sequence ATGAAAAAGTGTATCGCGGTATTGGTGGTGTGGTTGCTGATGAGTACGGTTGCCATGGCAGGTCCTGTAAAGCAGACAGGAGACAATATTAAAATCTGGTTTGACACAGGCGGCCCTGTGGGCGGGACCTATAGTACAATTGTATACAACGGTGCCAAAACCGCAGCCCAGGATATTGGTGCAGAAATCACTTTTCTTTACTCAGACTGGCAAGCGGAAAAGATGATTGATAATTTTAAAAAAGCGCTTGCAGCCAAACCCACCGGAATAGTGGTGATGGGCCATCCGGGTGACCAGGCATTTAATCCATTTATTACAGAGGCGCGTGACAAAGGGATTATTGTTACAAGTGTGGATACGCCGCTGCCCGAGAACTATGCGCGGTATCAGCCCCAGGGATTCGGGTATGTCGGACCGGATAACTATATCCAGGGACAGGCCATGGCAATGGAAACCATCCGGCGGTTTGATATGAAAAAAGGGGACCGCGCTTTTGTCTGGGGGCTCAAGCGTCTTCCGACCAGGGGACGAAGAGCCGTTGGAATTATTGAGATCCTCGAAAAAAACGAAATTATAGTGGATTACCTGGAAATTTCTCCTGAAATCGATAAAGACCCGTCACTTGGAACCCCTGTAATGACCGGTTATATTTCTTCCCACCCGGATTGTAAGCTAATGATCGTGGACCACGGCGCCCTGACGGCCCAGATGGGCAATTTCCTTCGGGCAGCAGGCGTGAAGCCGGAACAGATCAATGTGTCGGGTTTCAGTCTCAGCCCTGCCACTGCAGCAGCGATCAAGGCAGGATATGTTGATCTTATCGGCGACGCCCAGCCCTTTCTTTTAGGATATTTCAGTGTGCTCCAGGTTGCCTTAACACAAAAATATGGGTTTTCAGGATTAAAGATTGATACCGGCGGTGGATTTATTGATCAAAACAATTTATCGGTGATCGAGCCGTTGGCCAAACAAGGACTGCGCTAA